The stretch of DNA AAGGCTGCTCGTTATAAGTCACGCTTAAACACTAAAATTAAAGCACTTGCTGCTTAAGTTTTAGTTTTAAAGCAAAAGTAAAAACCGGCTTCGGCCGGTTTTTTTATGTCTAAAATTTGAGTTTAATGCCGGAGCCATGCTTCTAATACCAATTGCATTAAGTATTTGACCCATTCAGAGCACCTCATACTTTTCAATTCAAGGCGCATTGGTGAAAAGGGTTGATCCCTTTTAAGCCACTGCAAAGCGGAAGTGGGAAATCTGAGTCGCTTAACGAGTGCGGACAACGTTTAAAGCAAATGGCAAAGCCCTTTAAGCTTCGTTGTGAGCTTTAGATATACGACTAAATGGTCTGTTTTGTCCCATACAAAATATGCCATTGCCTTCCTTCATGGAGGTCAAGTGCAGGAGGTACGAGCCCAAGAATGGACGAAGGTAGAATAATGCAGGAGCAATTATCGAGAGTCATGCATGGAGCAATTATCGAGAGTCATGCATGGAGCAATTACCGAGGAATGCCAGAGCCGAGAATCACTATTAGCTTCAATCCCCATCTCGCTTACAGGGCTTTGAATTCACGCTGAATGGTCAAACTTTTAATGCAACGGGTATAATGGCTGGATTCACAATTTTTAGATAAAAAAATAGAGAGGCATGCCTCTCCATTTGTAACAACGATTGAAACTGTAGCGGCGAAAATGAGATTAGCACTTGCTTGTAGCCTAGTGCTATTACGCTACCGTTTGTAAGCTATCGCTATAAATATTATTAAGTAGCTTAATGATCTCTGCAACTTCTTCACTCTTTAACGAGTAATATACCGTTTGAGCTTCTTTACGCGTTTCAACCAAATTATCTTTACGTAACCACGCAAGGTGCTGCGAAAGAGCAGATTGGCTTAATCCCAATTTCTTGTTCATTTCGCCAACGCACATTTCCCCTTCGTTAAGAAGATAGCACAAGATAAATAGGCGGCGCTCATTCGCCATTGCCTTCAATAACACAACGGCATGGTCTGCTCGTTGCTGTATTAGTTCCATATTCATTACGAACTATTTCTCCTAAAACAAACCGACCGCCTAATATAGCGCTGCCCTGCAGATATAGTCGGGACATAAAGCACACTTTTTGCTAGATTGTTTTCAAAAATGGGACATGTGTAATAAAAACAAAGGAAACTCATGAAAAGCATCTATCTAAGACTCACGGCTGGGGTCTTTTTGGCCAGTTTAATTGGTTGTCAAAATAACAAAATAAATAGCCCTGACGAACACATTGTAATGCAACTTCAGCAACGAGCACTGAGCTCAGATCTTGCTTACGATTTGGTTGAATCACTGACCGTCGAAGTCGGACCGCGACTCGCCGGTAGCGAAAAAGACCTCATTGCGGTGCAGTGGGCTGAATCTAAACTTAAGACGCTTGGCTTTGATAAAGTCTATAAAGAACCAGTACAAGTACCGGTGTGGCACCGTGGCGAAGCAAAAGCATCGATTGTAGCGCCTTTCCCTCAGCCATTAGTCATCACCGCTTTGGGCGGTAGTATATCAACTCCAAAAAATGGCATTGAAGCCAATATCATCCGCTTTGATAGTTTAGCCGCACTGCAAGCCGCCTCAACTAACGATGTCGCAGGTAAGATTGTATTTATCGACCAGATCACCGAGCGCCATATTACTGGTAAGGGTTATGGTAAAAGTGTCGGCGGACGCTCAAAAGGCGCGATTGCAGCAGCAGAGAAAGGCGCTTTAGCCATTATGATCCGCTCTATTGGAACGGATCACGACCGCATGGCACATACTGGCATGATGAAATATAAAGATGGCGTTGCCAAAATTCCGGCTGCAGCAATGTCGAACCCTGATGCCGATCTTATTAATGCAATGCTTAAGCGTGATGCAAATATCACAATCAACCTGATGTTGACGGCACAAAACCAAGGTTTTGCCACTTCATACAATGTCATTGCTGAAGTCACCGGTTCTAGCAAGCCCGACGAGATAGTACTTATTGGCGCTCACTTAGATTCTTGGGACGAAGGTACTGGCGCGATTGATGATGGTGCTGGTGTGGCTATTGTCACGGCCGCGGGCAAGCTAATTCAAGACTTACCAACAAAACCTGCTCGGACCATTAGAGTCGTTTTATATGCAGCTGAAGA from Shewanella sp. Choline-02u-19 encodes:
- a CDS encoding M28 family metallopeptidase, with the translated sequence MKSIYLRLTAGVFLASLIGCQNNKINSPDEHIVMQLQQRALSSDLAYDLVESLTVEVGPRLAGSEKDLIAVQWAESKLKTLGFDKVYKEPVQVPVWHRGEAKASIVAPFPQPLVITALGGSISTPKNGIEANIIRFDSLAALQAASTNDVAGKIVFIDQITERHITGKGYGKSVGGRSKGAIAAAEKGALAIMIRSIGTDHDRMAHTGMMKYKDGVAKIPAAAMSNPDADLINAMLKRDANITINLMLTAQNQGFATSYNVIAEVTGSSKPDEIVLIGAHLDSWDEGTGAIDDGAGVAIVTAAGKLIQDLPTKPARTIRVVLYAAEELGLVGGKAYAKAHKAELDKHYIAAESDFGAGRIYQIDYRASETAYTELLALTTPMTNNGVALGNNRASGGPDVSMLPSQGVPVASLRQDGSDYFDYHHTPNDTLDKIEPAALQQNVAAYAQFAYLMAQSKITLRPITVK
- a CDS encoding ArsR/SmtB family transcription factor, whose translation is MNMELIQQRADHAVVLLKAMANERRLFILCYLLNEGEMCVGEMNKKLGLSQSALSQHLAWLRKDNLVETRKEAQTVYYSLKSEEVAEIIKLLNNIYSDSLQTVA